The Lactuca sativa cultivar Salinas chromosome 2, Lsat_Salinas_v11, whole genome shotgun sequence genome includes a window with the following:
- the LOC111889521 gene encoding tRNA pseudouridine synthase 1 isoform X2, protein MTMENQNTLSPSSPPLPPPPPPPPSEEPDSKKLKMSTTTATTSDDEDRTTNTANAEKKPRYKRRKIAILFAYCGVGYQGMQKNPGAKTIEGDLEEALFFSGAVPEQDRGCPKRFDFARSARTDKGVSAVGQVVSGKFYVDPPGFVERLNNNLPPQFRIFGYKRVTASFSAKKFCDRRRYVYLLPVFALDPTSHRDRESVLASVGSENELVKCLDCSERGRKVEIHTGISSNTSTTLPGSNGKSLEKSSSVSTDCNNNSSSDAVNGVDNGESVTAVKENVFSYGDKEKERFNKILKQYEGTHNFHNFTTRTKAADPSANRYIISFHANTTVTVDGIEFVKCEVVGQSFMLHQIRKMIGVAVAIMRNCAPESLMETALQQDVRITVPTAPEVGLYLDECFFSSYNQKWKDTHEEVSMKAYTEEAEEFKLKHIYSHIASTEHKEGAVAVWLHSLNYRNYPDLCSQENGSPTTQLEATTRCNPDILNHNQKANPSKKPDPMLALITSGRVRIWPLPLHWKTTISEVNLDHLATTIKNRLNRIFPYLLELGNRDNHYRGSEADIIADVNILVDTAMAVTYNRLRKILQRYDPTAFAARMNPRSPYSNRFKFPTFLSSVLSSIGPLRITDGPVNAHVVYATSSATCRNYGRAEQFNFSSRYDHFIECLEAMGVPCAPIDVKSTDCGSFFSTVIPTFEHGVWRFTAPFHHSHYEPKDIVSAWLTQNDDPALRAFEDLSVTIGLCTDPKVVDAVAGVDGDVGSTRLIGGTFPVNVSGIRPAGCGSDPAGVYIVGRGSERYYCTLLAQRICPDEMYSLLREYIFHPPKESTSF, encoded by the exons ATGACAATGGAGAATCAGAATACTTTATCACCATCGTCACCTCCTCTACCGCCGCCTCCGCCGCCGCCGCCGTCAGAAGAACCCGATTCGAAAAAGCTCAAAAtgtccaccaccaccgccaccacttcCGATGACGAAGACCGCACCACCAACACCGCGAACGCAGAGAAAAAGCCCAGATATAAACGAAGAAAAATCGCAATACTCTTCGCGTACTGTGGAGTAGGCTACCAAGGGATGCAAAAAAACCCTGGTGCGAAAACCATTGAAGGAGACCTCGAAGAAGCTCTTTTCTTCTCCGGCGCCGTCCCTGAACAAGACCGGGGTTGTCCAAAGCGTTTTGATTTTGCGCGATCTGCCCGAACTGATAAGGGCGTTAGCGCCGTCGGGCAAGTGGTTTCTGGAAAGTTCTATGTAGATCCGCCGGGCTTCGTGGAACGCCTCAACAACAACTTGCCGCCTCAGTTTCGGATTTTCGGGTATAAGCGGGTGACGGCGTCGTTCAGTGCAAAAAAGTTCTGCGATCGACGGAGGTATGTTTATCTGTTACCCGTTTTTGCACTTGACCCCACATCTCATCGTGACAGAGAGAGCGTGTTGGCTAGTGTAGGCTCTGAAAATGAGCTTGTAAAATGTTTGGACTGCTCAGAGCGAGGCAGAAAAGTTGAAATACATacaggcatttcatcgaacacctcAACTACATTACCGGGTTCAAATG GAAAATCATTGGAAAAGTCATCTTCTGTATCCACGGACTGCAACAATAATTCAAGTTCCGATGCTGTAAATGGCGTTGACAATGGAGAAAGTGTCACCGCTGTAAAAGAGAATGTGTTCAGTTATGGTGACAAAGAGAAGGAGCGGTTTAACAAGATTCTTAAACAGTATGAAGGAACTCACAATTTTCATAATTTCACCACAAGAACCAAGGCAGCTGATCCTTCTGCTAACCGCTACATTATCTCGTTTCATGCTAACACAACAGTGACAGTTGATGGGATCGAATTTGTCAAATGTGAAGTTGTTGGGCAGAGCTTTATGCTTCACCAGATTAGGAAGATGATCGGTGTTGCTGTTGCAATTATGAGGAACTGTGCCCCAGAATCATTGATGGAAACAGCTCTACAACA gGATGTTAGAATCACtgtcccaacagctcctgaagttggtTTATATTTAGACGAGTGCTTTTTCTCATCATATAACCAAAAATGGAAAGACACCCATGAAGAAGTGTCCATGAAAGCTTACACAGAGGAGGCAGAGGAATTCAAATTAAAGCATATTTATTCTCACATTGCATCAACAGAGCACAAAGAAGGAGCTGTCGCTGTTTGGCTACACTCTTTAAACTACCGAAATTATCCAGATTTATGCTCCCAGGAGAATGGTTCACCAACCACTCAACTCGAAgcaacaactcg GTGCAATCCGGACAttttaaatcataatcaaaaggCAAACCCCTCCAAAAAGCCCGATCCTATGCTTGCTTTAATCACATCGGGTCGCGTTCGCATTTGGCCTTTACCTTTACATTGGAAGACAACAATTTCCGAGGTAAATTTAGACCATCTCGCCACAACAATCAAGAATCGCCTCAACCGAATTTTCCCATACCTTTTAGAACTCGGGAACCGCGATAACCACTATCGCGGTTCCGAGGCCGATATTATCGCCGATGTCAACATTTTGGTCGACACTGCGATGGCGGTCACTTACAACCGACTCCGTAAAATTCTCCAACGTTACGACCCGACCGCTTTCGCCGCCAGGATGAACCCTCGATCGCCTTATAGCAACCGCTTTAAGTTTCCAACCTTTTTATCTTCAGTTTTAAGTAGCATCGGGCCTCTAAGAATAACCGATGGCCCGGTAAATGCGCATGTCGTGTACGCCACGTCATCCGCCACATGTCGAAACTACGGGCGGGCCGAGCAGTTCAACTTTAGTAGTCGTTACGATCACTTTATTGAATGTCTAGAGGCAATGGGGGTACCATGTGCTCCGATTGACGTGAAGTCAACCGACTGCGGGTCGTTTTTCTCGACTGTGATCCCGACTTTTGAACACGGTGTGTGGAGGTTCACGGCCCCGTTTCATCACTCGCATTATGAGCCGAAAGATATCGTGAGTGCTTGGCTAACGCAAAATGACGATCCTGCCCTTCGGGCTTTTGAGGATTTGAGTGTGACGATCGGGTTGTGTACTGATCCTAAGGTGGTTGATGCGGTTGCTGGTGTGGACGGGGATGTGGGGTCTACACGGTTGATTGGTGGGACGTTTCCGGTGAATGTTTCCGGGATACGACCCGCGGGGTGTGGGTCCGACCCGGCTGGAGTTTATATTGTTGGACGGGGTAGTGAACGTTACTATTGCACTTTGCTTGCTCAAAGAATCTGTCCAGACGAAATGTATTCGTTGTTGCGAGAATATATTTTCCATCCACCAAAGGAGAGTACAAGTTTTTAG
- the LOC111889521 gene encoding tRNA pseudouridine synthase 1 isoform X1 has protein sequence MTMENQNTLSPSSPPLPPPPPPPPSEEPDSKKLKMSTTTATTSDDEDRTTNTANAEKKPRYKRRKIAILFAYCGVGYQGMQKNPGAKTIEGDLEEALFFSGAVPEQDRGCPKRFDFARSARTDKGVSAVGQVVSGKFYVDPPGFVERLNNNLPPQFRIFGYKRVTASFSAKKFCDRRRYVYLLPVFALDPTSHRDRESVLASVGSENELVKCLDCSERGRKVEIHTGISSNTSTTLPGSNGKQENLTSLDDGNDCEKPLNPDSVIVEGKSLEKSSSVSTDCNNNSSSDAVNGVDNGESVTAVKENVFSYGDKEKERFNKILKQYEGTHNFHNFTTRTKAADPSANRYIISFHANTTVTVDGIEFVKCEVVGQSFMLHQIRKMIGVAVAIMRNCAPESLMETALQQDVRITVPTAPEVGLYLDECFFSSYNQKWKDTHEEVSMKAYTEEAEEFKLKHIYSHIASTEHKEGAVAVWLHSLNYRNYPDLCSQENGSPTTQLEATTRCNPDILNHNQKANPSKKPDPMLALITSGRVRIWPLPLHWKTTISEVNLDHLATTIKNRLNRIFPYLLELGNRDNHYRGSEADIIADVNILVDTAMAVTYNRLRKILQRYDPTAFAARMNPRSPYSNRFKFPTFLSSVLSSIGPLRITDGPVNAHVVYATSSATCRNYGRAEQFNFSSRYDHFIECLEAMGVPCAPIDVKSTDCGSFFSTVIPTFEHGVWRFTAPFHHSHYEPKDIVSAWLTQNDDPALRAFEDLSVTIGLCTDPKVVDAVAGVDGDVGSTRLIGGTFPVNVSGIRPAGCGSDPAGVYIVGRGSERYYCTLLAQRICPDEMYSLLREYIFHPPKESTSF, from the exons ATGACAATGGAGAATCAGAATACTTTATCACCATCGTCACCTCCTCTACCGCCGCCTCCGCCGCCGCCGCCGTCAGAAGAACCCGATTCGAAAAAGCTCAAAAtgtccaccaccaccgccaccacttcCGATGACGAAGACCGCACCACCAACACCGCGAACGCAGAGAAAAAGCCCAGATATAAACGAAGAAAAATCGCAATACTCTTCGCGTACTGTGGAGTAGGCTACCAAGGGATGCAAAAAAACCCTGGTGCGAAAACCATTGAAGGAGACCTCGAAGAAGCTCTTTTCTTCTCCGGCGCCGTCCCTGAACAAGACCGGGGTTGTCCAAAGCGTTTTGATTTTGCGCGATCTGCCCGAACTGATAAGGGCGTTAGCGCCGTCGGGCAAGTGGTTTCTGGAAAGTTCTATGTAGATCCGCCGGGCTTCGTGGAACGCCTCAACAACAACTTGCCGCCTCAGTTTCGGATTTTCGGGTATAAGCGGGTGACGGCGTCGTTCAGTGCAAAAAAGTTCTGCGATCGACGGAGGTATGTTTATCTGTTACCCGTTTTTGCACTTGACCCCACATCTCATCGTGACAGAGAGAGCGTGTTGGCTAGTGTAGGCTCTGAAAATGAGCTTGTAAAATGTTTGGACTGCTCAGAGCGAGGCAGAAAAGTTGAAATACATacaggcatttcatcgaacacctcAACTACATTACCGGGTTCAAATGGTAAGCAGGAAAATTTAACATCTTTAGATGACGGGAATGATTGTGAGAAACCCTTGAACCCTGACTCCGTGATTGTTGAAGGAAAATCATTGGAAAAGTCATCTTCTGTATCCACGGACTGCAACAATAATTCAAGTTCCGATGCTGTAAATGGCGTTGACAATGGAGAAAGTGTCACCGCTGTAAAAGAGAATGTGTTCAGTTATGGTGACAAAGAGAAGGAGCGGTTTAACAAGATTCTTAAACAGTATGAAGGAACTCACAATTTTCATAATTTCACCACAAGAACCAAGGCAGCTGATCCTTCTGCTAACCGCTACATTATCTCGTTTCATGCTAACACAACAGTGACAGTTGATGGGATCGAATTTGTCAAATGTGAAGTTGTTGGGCAGAGCTTTATGCTTCACCAGATTAGGAAGATGATCGGTGTTGCTGTTGCAATTATGAGGAACTGTGCCCCAGAATCATTGATGGAAACAGCTCTACAACA gGATGTTAGAATCACtgtcccaacagctcctgaagttggtTTATATTTAGACGAGTGCTTTTTCTCATCATATAACCAAAAATGGAAAGACACCCATGAAGAAGTGTCCATGAAAGCTTACACAGAGGAGGCAGAGGAATTCAAATTAAAGCATATTTATTCTCACATTGCATCAACAGAGCACAAAGAAGGAGCTGTCGCTGTTTGGCTACACTCTTTAAACTACCGAAATTATCCAGATTTATGCTCCCAGGAGAATGGTTCACCAACCACTCAACTCGAAgcaacaactcg GTGCAATCCGGACAttttaaatcataatcaaaaggCAAACCCCTCCAAAAAGCCCGATCCTATGCTTGCTTTAATCACATCGGGTCGCGTTCGCATTTGGCCTTTACCTTTACATTGGAAGACAACAATTTCCGAGGTAAATTTAGACCATCTCGCCACAACAATCAAGAATCGCCTCAACCGAATTTTCCCATACCTTTTAGAACTCGGGAACCGCGATAACCACTATCGCGGTTCCGAGGCCGATATTATCGCCGATGTCAACATTTTGGTCGACACTGCGATGGCGGTCACTTACAACCGACTCCGTAAAATTCTCCAACGTTACGACCCGACCGCTTTCGCCGCCAGGATGAACCCTCGATCGCCTTATAGCAACCGCTTTAAGTTTCCAACCTTTTTATCTTCAGTTTTAAGTAGCATCGGGCCTCTAAGAATAACCGATGGCCCGGTAAATGCGCATGTCGTGTACGCCACGTCATCCGCCACATGTCGAAACTACGGGCGGGCCGAGCAGTTCAACTTTAGTAGTCGTTACGATCACTTTATTGAATGTCTAGAGGCAATGGGGGTACCATGTGCTCCGATTGACGTGAAGTCAACCGACTGCGGGTCGTTTTTCTCGACTGTGATCCCGACTTTTGAACACGGTGTGTGGAGGTTCACGGCCCCGTTTCATCACTCGCATTATGAGCCGAAAGATATCGTGAGTGCTTGGCTAACGCAAAATGACGATCCTGCCCTTCGGGCTTTTGAGGATTTGAGTGTGACGATCGGGTTGTGTACTGATCCTAAGGTGGTTGATGCGGTTGCTGGTGTGGACGGGGATGTGGGGTCTACACGGTTGATTGGTGGGACGTTTCCGGTGAATGTTTCCGGGATACGACCCGCGGGGTGTGGGTCCGACCCGGCTGGAGTTTATATTGTTGGACGGGGTAGTGAACGTTACTATTGCACTTTGCTTGCTCAAAGAATCTGTCCAGACGAAATGTATTCGTTGTTGCGAGAATATATTTTCCATCCACCAAAGGAGAGTACAAGTTTTTAG